ACCAGCTGGGTGACGATGCTGAATGACCGTGTGTTTACAGGCACGTTTTTTTGCCTCTCGTTGATTCCGTGAGGCGGCATGGTCGGACATTATGGCGACGTGCGCTCAGGCTCCGCCACATGTATCAACACAGCAATAGACATGCCGCCCCCTTTCCTGGACCACGTCCGATGAGCTCTGAGTGGGGATTTGAGCGCTTCGAGGGGAAAGCCGAGCAACACTTGTCATGAGCGTCCAGAGCCCATGGTCAGGCCAGACAAGTCAGGCCCAGATGAGGCATAGCCCAATGGAGATGACTGGAAGCCATGTACCGTATACCAGTGGAGATGCGGTTTGGTTTTCTTGGTGTACATGCGTCCAAGTACCGCGCCGGTGCGATATCCACACTTCGCTTCTGAAGACTAAAGAGCGTTTGGGCCGGTGAGGACTTGTTCCTGTCAGAATTCAGTTCAGAGTTTACTGATGACGCCTCTTGAGACCCTTAAAAAGAACAGAGctctcctcaagctcaagctctaAAACTCATTTCATGGAGGGGCAGAAGATGCTGCCCCGCCGGAACGGGCCGCAAGGGGCATTGACTGGCCAAAGCTTCCGGCCGACCGTTTTCCAGACGGTATTTGGCTGTCCTGGAGAGGGGTCGGTTTAGACGGGCACAGCTCAAGATACGACAGCACCAGTGTTGATTCACGGATGGAGTGGAAGGCAAAAGAAGCAGTGACATGCATCGATTCGAGTGACTCTCTCAAACAGTGACACAACTCGCTTCACCCcaccatccccatcccatccttgCACCGTTTCGGCAGTGCCAAGTCGTCACGACTGACGATAACTGAACGGGTCCATCTTTCCTTCCTTGTGTTGCATGCGCCTGCCTGTATTCACCAACGGCCAGTGCCTGCCAGTGACAACCAGCTGTTCACTCCTCGCGCCTTGCACCTCAGGCCTTTCGCCATATAAACATAAATCCCTCCGCCTCTCCTCTGTTTATTTTTCCCTCTCATCTCcattctctctcctcttcctcttcttccgcaTCTTCCCTCCTGCACACCCTTCAACCAAGCCTTTCGGCATCACCCTCCACCTCTCCGAGGTCACTCTCAACCATGTctttcttcaagaagcttaCTAAGGAGCTCGAGAACTTCGGAATCGGTGAtaaggacaaggacgagaagaaggacgaatCTCAGTCccaggctcctcctccccctcccgcCGAAGGTAAGTGTCGAGTTGATCGCTTCCAGCCGCTCTAGCTAACTTCTCCCCCAGGCACTCGCGCCTACGGCTACCACGGTGAAGGCGGCCAGGGAGGTCCTCCTCCCGCTCAGTACTACGCTGCTCCTCCCCAGCCTGCGTACCAGCCTCCTTCCGACAAGCCTCCTCTGCCTGAGGGCTGGACTGCCCAGTTTgaccagcagcaccagcgcTGGTACTATGTCGAGGTAGCTACCGGTCGCACCCAGTGGGAGGCTCCCGGCCAGcacgctcctcctcccggtCCCCCTCCCTCTGATGGATCTCGCGACTTTggtggccatggtggtggtTACGGAGGTGCTCCTGGCTATGGCGGCGCTCCTGGCTATGGTGGCGCTCCTGGCTAcggctctcctcctcctcccggcGGTTACGGATCGCCCTCTCCTGGCTACGGAGGCTAcggatctcctcctccccctgcCGGTTATGgctctccccctcctcccggCGGCTACGGAGGTGCCCCCGGATACGGCTCTCCTGCCCCGTACGGCGCCCCAGGCTACGGTGCTCCCGGCGGCTACCCTCCCCAGGACGGCGGCCACAACCCTTACGGAAACGAAGGCGAGCGCGgcggcgagaagaagaagagcggcAGCTCCGGCATGCTCCTCGGTGCCGCCGGTGGTCTCGCTGTCGGTGCTGTAGGCGGTGCCCTCATTGCTAATGCCCTTGacgacagcgacagcgacCATGAGAatgctcccgctcccgctccgGCCCCTGTCACACACACCGAGTACCACGAGTACCATGAGTACCGTGAGGCACCTCCCGCCGACTACAACGACCCCTACGCCCAGGATGGCCCCCCTGCCGTCCTTCCCCCCACTGATGCCGATGGAGACTCTGTCTCATCGAGTGATCGCGAGGATGTTCAGGAAGCTCGTGAGGAGTACGAGGAGGCTCTTGCGGCTGCTAACGACTCAGACGCCAGCAGTAGTGACcaagaggagcttgaggaggccCGTGAGGAGTACGAGGAGGCGTACGAGGAGGTGTATGAGGACTAAGGGGTGCAAAATGAGCCATGATTAACGACGACGCATTTCAGGTCAATATCCAATCGGGATGGGTTGAAGCCGTGTAGGCAGGGAAGCAGGTTACCTATTGAATTTGGACTCCACTTGTTGATACCTTTGTACATTGTACAAGCAGAAGGAACAAGAATGCATGCATTCATTTCGTGATGATGCTACATCTTGGCGAGAGCCTCTTGGCAATTAGCACTGCCACTGTTTTGCGAGTGAATGAATGACTGAGCATCCACATGTCGTTGATGTCGAAGgcttggcctggcctggcgtGCGCTGCACCTCATGTGCCGCCGCGAGTGCTCTGCTGCAGCGCATGCATAGCCAGGCCAGGCGTCAGACCATGTCCCAGACGCGCCGGGGGTGCATAAAAGGATACTAGTAGCCATGGTTTTCGCTTATCGGCACGGAGCCAAGAACTATTGGACCCTCTTTGCCTCCAACCCTGGTCTCGAAATATCCGGCCTCTGCTCCGGCCGAGAGCCCGAGTCTTCGGGGTTGAAGTTGGAGGCCTCACCGGACGGTGTCAAGGCAGTGAGGAATAGGAGCATGACAGCGCAGCTTTATGAGGTAAATGTCACCAGAGGAATAAACAACAATTTGAGGCAGGAAGGAAAAAGTCACTCATGTGAGTTGTCCAGTGTCCATGCTTGCTTGGCATTACACGAACGTAGTGAGGGACTCTTTGCAcagcctccttctctccCCGCTCTTGTATGTCGATAGTCGGCGGTTGGTTCTTGGCGACTGGGAGTACCTTTATACTTGCTCCGTATTGTATCCGTAGACCGTTTGAAACTGAGATTGCTACGCGCCCTTTTAGCAGAGGGGATGGGGCATTGACGTTGTTGATGCCCATCCTCTGGCGTTtgaggtggtgatgatggccttaCACagtacctaggtaggtacaCCTGAGCATCAGGACAAGTATTCAACTTTATATCTACAATACATAACGGTTTCACAAACCTAAGCCCTACGAGCTCTCTAGCGGGCGCGGATccccctttttttccctcctATCCCTCTGGTTCCCACACGAACCCTGGGTGGTCATTGAGGCTGTGTTCTTGACAGCCCGCATATCTCCACAACCGAGTCAAGAGACGGGCTCGATCTTAACAATAACAAGAAATTCTGAATCGAGATTAAAAAGACACCGCCATTTACACTGGGATCGACCGTTTTTACTAGCCTCATGCCGAGATATCTACACGGCAACTTCTTGCCGAGAATGCGGCAATAATCACACCTCCATGATGCTTGATCCGAtcaagctttttttttaagcaACGGTCAGCGAGAAACACGCACCTTTAACAAGGGGAGAAAAAAGCTTGACAAGAAGCTTGACAAAGAAGCTTGTTTTTTCATCTCTTGCttatttgttttttttttcttggaaGTGTAGGGGGACCTTGTAAAAGGGGGCGTACCGGTAATATGCTTGGCGCGCGTGGatgtgtggtggtggtgttgacgcATCAAGGGGTGTAATCtagtcgaggaggagattggcAAGTAGATACGGAGCGGTAAGACGGAACTTGGTCCTTTCAAACTTGACTctgtcgttgttgttgttattgttattattgctgttgttgtttgtGAAGACGCTTCCTCGACGACCGCTCGGGACAATGTCTATCCTTACTGGATGG
This region of Fusarium falciforme chromosome 5, complete sequence genomic DNA includes:
- a CDS encoding WW domain-containing protein, which codes for MSFFKKLTKELENFGIGDKDKDEKKDESQSQAPPPPPAEGTRAYGYHGEGGQGGPPPAQYYAAPPQPAYQPPSDKPPLPEGWTAQFDQQHQRWYYVEVATGRTQWEAPGQHAPPPGPPPSDGSRDFGGHGGGYGGAPGYGGAPGYGGAPGYGSPPPPGGYGSPSPGYGGYGSPPPPAGYGSPPPPGGYGGAPGYGSPAPYGAPGYGAPGGYPPQDGGHNPYGNEGERGGEKKKSGSSGMLLGAAGGLAVGAVGGALIANALDDSDSDHENAPAPAPAPVTHTEYHEYHEYREAPPADYNDPYAQDGPPAVLPPTDADGDSVSSSDREDVQEAREEYEEALAAANDSDASSSDQEELEEAREEYEEAYEEVYED